From Streptomyces asiaticus, one genomic window encodes:
- a CDS encoding ATP-binding protein, producing the protein MTAPQGQVPVTVRTFAQRFSATRRGARLARLLAVHQLTAWGFTPGVGGYDAAILVVAELSANAALHGRVPGRDFAVRLAYDERGGVLEIEVSDTHEKCPVPKAPTSEDEEGRGLMLVEAVADRWGIRERRGPGKTVWARITEAR; encoded by the coding sequence ATGACCGCACCACAGGGCCAAGTGCCCGTCACCGTACGTACGTTCGCGCAGCGATTCTCCGCCACCCGGCGCGGTGCCCGGCTCGCCCGGCTGCTGGCCGTGCACCAGCTCACCGCGTGGGGGTTCACCCCGGGGGTGGGCGGCTATGACGCGGCGATCCTGGTCGTGGCCGAGCTCTCGGCCAACGCGGCGCTCCATGGGCGCGTACCGGGGCGGGACTTCGCGGTGCGGCTGGCGTACGACGAGCGGGGCGGCGTCCTGGAGATCGAGGTGAGCGACACCCATGAGAAGTGCCCCGTGCCGAAGGCGCCCACGTCGGAGGACGAGGAGGGGAGGGGGCTGATGCTGGTCGAGGCGGTGGCGGATCGCTGGGGCATCAGGGAGCGAAGGGGGCCGGGCAAGACCGTATGGGCGCGGATCACCGAGGCGAGGTGA
- a CDS encoding helix-turn-helix domain-containing protein, with amino-acid sequence MRMTKDSEPETSESLKTFGAVLKALRDEAGLTQEQFAPRVRYSATYVAKMEQGRRFPPKELIPRTEEVLGAPAARVLGAAYRSLTRRVGLASWVLHWAGIEEEAVSLLAYDCAVVPGLLQPEPYIRTVFDRYLPHTPTQECEQQVIARLARQQLFTDLPSTSFCFIIEQALLERHFGGSEITRALLDHLLEQQQRRNVEIQIMPLRQEDHSGADGSMRLAETMEHRWLGYIEGHGSSILITDPEAVSAMHQRYGKLRSQALSPQDTTSLLEQMRGAL; translated from the coding sequence ATGAGGATGACAAAAGACAGCGAACCGGAAACGTCGGAGAGCCTCAAGACCTTTGGCGCGGTACTGAAGGCGCTACGGGACGAGGCGGGGCTGACGCAGGAGCAGTTCGCCCCACGGGTCCGGTACTCGGCGACGTACGTCGCGAAGATGGAACAGGGCAGGCGCTTCCCGCCCAAGGAACTCATCCCGCGCACGGAGGAGGTCCTGGGCGCCCCGGCCGCGCGGGTTCTGGGCGCGGCGTACCGCAGTCTGACGCGGAGGGTCGGACTCGCGTCGTGGGTCCTGCACTGGGCGGGGATCGAGGAGGAAGCCGTCTCACTCCTCGCGTACGACTGCGCGGTGGTGCCGGGGTTACTTCAACCCGAGCCGTACATCCGCACCGTCTTCGACCGCTACCTCCCGCACACCCCTACGCAAGAGTGCGAGCAGCAGGTGATCGCACGCCTAGCGAGGCAGCAGCTGTTCACGGACCTGCCGAGCACCTCGTTCTGCTTCATCATCGAACAGGCGCTCCTGGAAAGGCACTTCGGCGGCTCAGAGATCACCAGGGCCCTGCTCGACCACCTCCTTGAGCAGCAGCAGCGCCGCAACGTAGAGATCCAGATCATGCCGCTCCGGCAGGAGGATCACTCTGGTGCCGATGGATCGATGCGCCTGGCCGAAACGATGGAACACCGTTGGCTCGGCTACATCGAAGGGCACGGCAGCAGCATCCTGATCACCGATCCGGAAGCCGTCAGTGCCATGCACCAGCGCTATGGCAAACTGCGCTCACAGGCTCTGAGCCCTCAGGACACCACGAGCCTGCTGGAGCAGATGCGAGGAGCGCTATGA
- a CDS encoding DUF397 domain-containing protein has product MSSSTTELDWFKSSYSGGGGGECVEVAIRPDTVHIRDSKTPQGGRLTVSPEAWAAFIAHI; this is encoded by the coding sequence ATGAGCAGCAGCACCACCGAACTCGACTGGTTCAAGAGCAGCTACAGCGGCGGCGGAGGCGGCGAGTGCGTCGAGGTCGCGATACGCCCCGATACCGTCCACATCCGCGACTCCAAAACCCCCCAGGGGGGTCGGCTCACCGTCTCCCCCGAAGCCTGGGCCGCCTTCATCGCACACATCTGA
- a CDS encoding FadR/GntR family transcriptional regulator has protein sequence MAAHIQERIKRLIIDQRLPSGAPLPTETELMELLGVSRNSVREALKALQAMGIVEIRHGFGTYVGPMSMAPMIEGLIFRTVAGHYRGEDSLLELLELREAVETGLIARLAGRIPEADLAELEAVVRRMEAEAAEGSVRAETDRSFHAALYGSLDNSLLSEVLEAFWDAFHRVRTDLVDVPTDPRVTCKQHREILESVRSGDALRAEEAIRDHFGNIRIRLRSAHRE, from the coding sequence GTGGCGGCGCACATACAGGAACGCATCAAGCGGCTGATCATCGACCAGCGGCTCCCCTCGGGCGCCCCGCTGCCCACCGAGACCGAGCTGATGGAGCTTCTCGGCGTCAGCCGTAACTCCGTGCGGGAGGCGCTCAAGGCGCTCCAGGCGATGGGGATCGTGGAGATCCGGCACGGCTTCGGAACGTACGTCGGCCCGATGTCGATGGCACCGATGATCGAGGGGTTGATCTTCCGTACCGTCGCCGGGCACTACCGGGGCGAGGACAGCCTGCTCGAACTCCTCGAGCTGCGCGAGGCCGTGGAGACGGGGCTGATCGCGCGGCTGGCCGGCCGCATCCCGGAGGCGGATCTCGCCGAGCTGGAAGCGGTCGTGCGGCGGATGGAGGCGGAGGCGGCGGAGGGCTCGGTGCGCGCCGAGACGGACCGGTCGTTTCACGCCGCGCTCTACGGGAGCCTGGACAACTCGCTGCTGAGCGAGGTGCTGGAGGCGTTCTGGGACGCCTTCCACCGGGTGCGCACCGACCTCGTGGACGTGCCCACGGACCCCCGGGTCACCTGCAAGCAGCACCGGGAGATCCTGGAGTCGGTGCGCTCGGGTGACGCCCTGCGAGCCGAAGAGGCGATCCGCGACCACTTCGGCAACATCCGCATCCGACTGCGTTCGGCGCATCGCGAGTAA
- a CDS encoding kelch motif-containing protein, giving the protein MKYRPSRRTRRFGIGAAAIFVLAGMNGPALYRFSSDKYHAYKINQPEYKAENGHWDVVDVPEAYRINTIHAALLHTGKVLLVAGSGNNAKNFAAKSFRSVLWDPEKNTFTNIPTPKDLFCSGHSQLPDGKLLVAGGTQRYEKLRGNVEKAGGLMFVHNESPDKPKTLPAGTRFTGRENGKTFESKDPILVPRAKKSKNRKGKVIVTASTARVYVEALRKGKKYQTGTEDNYRISGLKGKDKRNFYGIAQKLSFDKKDFQGIKQAYEFDPDAERYIPVDPMNEARWYPTLTPLQDGKVLAVSGLDEIGQVVPGKNEIYDPKTNKWKYLSKKRFFPTYPALFLTDKGRIFYTGSNAGYGPDDKGRTPGIWDLKTNRFDVVPGISDSDALETSMSVLLPPAQDQRYMVQGGGGVGEDPKSSAKTRIVDLHAEKPRFRDGPELYAKVRYPSSVILPDDTVLTTNGSGDYRGRGATNVLKAELYNPKSNTARAVADPLVGRNYHSGALLLPDGRVMTFGSDSLFADKANTTPGEFQQQIDLYTPPYLFRDSRPKLTDTAPRTVKLGGKTTYRTAYASAITKMRLLRPGSFTHVTNVEQRSIALGFTRSKDAVTVTLPKDSSVVPPGWYMLNAVDDRGTPSKAVWVRVPAPKKK; this is encoded by the coding sequence GTGAAGTACCGACCGAGTCGCCGCACCCGCCGCTTCGGGATCGGTGCGGCGGCCATCTTCGTGCTGGCCGGGATGAACGGCCCGGCCCTCTACCGTTTCAGCTCGGACAAGTACCACGCGTACAAAATCAACCAACCGGAGTACAAGGCGGAGAACGGCCACTGGGATGTGGTCGATGTCCCCGAGGCGTACCGGATCAATACGATCCACGCCGCTCTGCTGCACACCGGCAAGGTGCTGCTGGTGGCCGGTTCCGGGAACAACGCCAAGAACTTCGCCGCCAAATCCTTCCGCAGCGTCCTGTGGGACCCGGAGAAGAACACCTTCACCAACATTCCCACCCCCAAGGACCTCTTCTGTTCCGGGCACAGCCAGCTCCCGGATGGAAAGCTGCTGGTGGCGGGCGGCACCCAGCGCTATGAGAAGCTCAGGGGAAATGTCGAGAAGGCGGGCGGACTGATGTTCGTCCACAACGAGAGCCCCGACAAGCCGAAGACCCTCCCCGCCGGGACCCGCTTCACGGGCAGGGAGAACGGCAAGACCTTCGAGTCGAAGGACCCGATTCTCGTTCCGCGCGCGAAGAAGAGCAAGAATCGCAAGGGGAAGGTCATCGTCACCGCGAGCACGGCGCGGGTCTATGTGGAGGCGCTGCGCAAGGGAAAGAAGTACCAGACCGGGACCGAGGACAATTACCGGATCTCCGGGCTGAAGGGAAAGGACAAGCGGAACTTCTACGGGATCGCGCAGAAGCTGTCGTTCGACAAGAAGGACTTCCAGGGCATCAAGCAGGCGTATGAGTTCGACCCGGACGCCGAGCGGTATATCCCGGTCGACCCGATGAACGAGGCCCGCTGGTACCCGACCCTGACCCCCCTCCAGGACGGCAAGGTGCTCGCGGTCTCCGGGCTGGACGAGATCGGCCAGGTGGTGCCGGGGAAGAACGAGATCTACGACCCCAAGACCAATAAGTGGAAGTACCTGTCCAAGAAGCGCTTCTTCCCGACCTACCCCGCGCTGTTCCTGACCGACAAGGGCCGGATCTTCTACACCGGCTCCAACGCCGGATACGGCCCGGACGACAAGGGCCGCACGCCCGGCATCTGGGATCTGAAGACCAATCGGTTCGATGTGGTCCCGGGCATCAGCGACTCGGACGCCCTGGAGACGTCGATGTCGGTGCTGCTGCCGCCCGCGCAGGACCAGCGGTACATGGTGCAGGGCGGCGGCGGGGTCGGCGAGGACCCCAAGTCCTCGGCGAAGACCCGGATCGTCGATCTGCACGCCGAGAAGCCGCGGTTCCGCGATGGCCCGGAGCTGTATGCGAAGGTGCGCTATCCGAGCAGTGTGATCCTGCCCGACGACACCGTGCTGACCACGAACGGCTCGGGCGACTACCGGGGGCGCGGCGCCACCAATGTGCTGAAGGCCGAGCTCTACAACCCGAAGAGCAACACCGCGCGCGCGGTGGCCGATCCGCTGGTGGGCCGCAACTACCACTCGGGCGCGCTGCTCCTGCCGGACGGCCGGGTCATGACCTTCGGCTCGGACTCGCTCTTCGCCGACAAGGCCAACACCACGCCGGGTGAGTTCCAGCAGCAGATCGACCTCTACACCCCGCCGTATCTCTTCCGGGACTCCCGGCCGAAGCTCACCGACACCGCGCCCAGGACGGTCAAGCTCGGCGGGAAGACCACCTACCGGACCGCGTATGCGTCGGCGATCACCAAGATGCGGCTGCTCCGGCCCGGCTCCTTCACCCATGTGACCAATGTCGAGCAGCGGTCGATCGCCCTTGGCTTCACCCGGTCGAAGGACGCGGTGACGGTGACCCTGCCGAAGGACTCGTCCGTGGTGCCGCCGGGGTGGTACATGCTCAACGCGGTGGACGACCGGGGGACGCCGTCGAAGGCGGTGTGGGTGAGGGTGCCCGCCCCGAAGAAGAAGTGA
- a CDS encoding glycoside hydrolase family 6 protein, which produces MVSVAGALLSCLVVSGCFGASEGDSDHASVARQPRQRPKATIPYWVNPEGSAARQVAAYRKKGEDGEARLIEKIAEQPVAEWLGAGDPEGRARAFTAAADQVNRDALLVFYNIPHRDCGQYSKGGAADGDAYRTWLDKVVRAIGHRRATVILEPDALPHVVDGCTPKKFHEERYDVLTGAVDKLKGLPRTKVYLDAGNPHWIKDPRRMVEPLKRAGIRKADGFALNTSNYQTTEENRAYGKRLSALLGGKPFVIDTSRNGNGPAPGKNDPQAWCNPKGRALGERPTVDTGDKRIDAYLWIKRPGESDGTCKGGPTAGRWWPRYALDLARNADRRSS; this is translated from the coding sequence GTGGTCTCCGTCGCCGGGGCGCTCCTGTCGTGTCTCGTGGTCTCCGGGTGTTTCGGGGCCTCGGAGGGGGACAGTGACCATGCCTCGGTCGCCCGGCAGCCCAGGCAGCGACCCAAGGCCACGATCCCCTATTGGGTGAATCCGGAGGGCAGCGCGGCGCGCCAGGTCGCGGCGTATCGGAAGAAGGGCGAGGACGGCGAGGCCAGGCTGATCGAGAAGATCGCTGAGCAGCCCGTCGCGGAGTGGCTGGGGGCGGGCGACCCGGAGGGGCGGGCGCGGGCGTTCACCGCGGCCGCGGATCAGGTGAACCGGGATGCGCTGCTGGTCTTCTACAACATCCCGCACCGCGACTGCGGGCAGTACTCCAAGGGCGGCGCGGCCGACGGCGACGCCTATCGCACCTGGCTGGACAAGGTGGTCCGGGCGATCGGCCACCGCCGGGCCACGGTCATCCTGGAGCCCGACGCGCTGCCCCATGTGGTGGACGGCTGTACGCCCAAGAAGTTCCACGAGGAGCGGTACGACGTACTGACCGGCGCTGTGGACAAGCTCAAGGGGCTGCCGCGCACCAAGGTCTATCTGGACGCCGGAAACCCCCACTGGATCAAGGACCCGCGGCGGATGGTCGAGCCGCTGAAGCGGGCCGGTATCCGTAAGGCCGACGGCTTCGCGCTGAACACCTCCAACTATCAGACGACCGAGGAGAACCGGGCGTACGGCAAGCGGCTGTCCGCGCTGCTCGGCGGCAAGCCCTTCGTGATCGACACCAGCCGTAACGGCAATGGCCCGGCCCCGGGCAAGAACGACCCGCAGGCGTGGTGCAACCCGAAGGGCCGGGCGCTGGGCGAGCGGCCGACCGTCGACACCGGGGACAAGCGGATCGACGCCTATCTGTGGATCAAGCGTCCGGGCGAGTCGGACGGCACCTGCAAGGGCGGTCCCACCGCGGGTCGGTGGTGGCCCCGGTACGCGCTCGATCTCGCCCGTAACGCCGACCGCAGAAGTAGCTAG
- a CDS encoding class F sortase, with amino-acid sequence MDGHMDGIGNRFSGLGRPAIGLAWAALLLGLWMWGRDTTEGTGGPAPMTGDVAAVGRPSAHPLPPAHAPLASARPERVVIEAAGVRAPVVASGLDRDGAVKPPPFSRPGTVGWYRAGPEPGSPGAALLVGHLDTKSKPAVFHGLSDLKRGERVRVARSDGTTAEFTVEHVEVVPEKHFDARRVYGSRSHDRAELRLITCGGTYNRSTRTYSANVVVSAYLTGTTGSPGNVSAGSRNAPH; translated from the coding sequence ATGGACGGACACATGGACGGCATCGGGAATCGCTTCTCCGGCCTCGGGCGGCCGGCCATCGGACTCGCCTGGGCGGCACTGCTGCTGGGCCTGTGGATGTGGGGCCGCGACACGACGGAGGGGACGGGGGGTCCGGCGCCCATGACCGGGGACGTGGCCGCGGTCGGGCGGCCGTCCGCCCATCCGCTGCCCCCGGCGCACGCGCCGCTGGCCTCCGCCCGGCCCGAGCGGGTCGTGATCGAGGCGGCGGGGGTCCGCGCCCCTGTCGTCGCCAGCGGCCTCGACCGCGACGGAGCGGTGAAGCCCCCGCCCTTCAGCCGCCCCGGCACGGTCGGCTGGTACCGGGCCGGCCCCGAGCCCGGCTCCCCGGGCGCCGCCCTGCTGGTCGGCCACCTGGACACGAAGAGCAAACCGGCGGTCTTCCACGGGCTGAGCGACCTCAAGCGGGGGGAGCGGGTGCGGGTCGCGCGATCGGACGGGACGACGGCGGAGTTCACGGTCGAGCACGTCGAGGTGGTGCCGGAGAAGCACTTCGACGCGCGACGGGTGTACGGGTCGCGGTCCCATGACCGCGCGGAGCTGCGGCTGATCACGTGCGGGGGCACGTACAACCGCTCGACCCGGACGTACTCGGCGAACGTCGTCGTCTCGGCCTACCTGACCGGCACGACGGGCTCTCCGGGCAACGTGTCGGCAGGCAGCCGCAATGCGCCGCACTAG
- a CDS encoding HAD-IIA family hydrolase, protein MAERKPIESWLTDMDGVLMHEGIPVPGADAFIKRLRESDTPFLVLTNNSIYTPRDLHARLSRIGLDVPVANIWTSALASAQFLDEQRPGGTAYVIGEAGLTTALHDIGYVLTDVEPDYVVLGETRTYSFEALTKAIRLINDGARFIATNPDEIGPSAEGALPATGSVAALITKATGQKPYFVGKPNPLMMRSGLNAIGAHSESSAMIGDRMDTDVRAGLEAGMETFLVLTGVTKAGEVDRYPYRPSTVVESIADLVERIA, encoded by the coding sequence GTGGCAGAGCGCAAGCCGATCGAGTCATGGCTCACCGACATGGACGGTGTGCTGATGCACGAGGGCATACCGGTGCCCGGTGCCGACGCCTTCATCAAGCGGCTGCGCGAATCCGACACGCCCTTTCTGGTGCTCACCAACAACTCCATCTACACCCCGCGCGACCTCCATGCCCGGCTGTCCCGGATCGGGCTCGATGTGCCCGTGGCCAACATCTGGACGTCGGCGCTGGCCAGCGCCCAGTTCCTGGACGAGCAGCGCCCCGGCGGCACCGCGTATGTCATCGGCGAGGCGGGGCTGACCACCGCGCTGCACGACATCGGCTACGTTCTTACGGATGTCGAGCCGGACTATGTGGTGCTCGGCGAAACCCGTACGTACAGCTTCGAGGCGCTCACCAAGGCCATCCGGCTGATCAACGACGGCGCGCGGTTCATCGCCACCAACCCCGATGAGATCGGCCCCTCCGCGGAGGGCGCGCTGCCCGCCACCGGCTCCGTGGCCGCGCTGATCACCAAGGCCACCGGCCAGAAGCCCTACTTCGTCGGCAAGCCCAATCCGCTGATGATGCGGTCCGGGCTGAACGCGATCGGCGCCCACTCCGAGTCCAGCGCGATGATCGGCGACCGGATGGACACGGATGTGCGGGCCGGGCTCGAGGCCGGTATGGAGACCTTCCTGGTGCTCACCGGGGTGACCAAGGCGGGCGAGGTGGACCGGTACCCGTACCGCCCGTCCACGGTCGTGGAGTCCATCGCGGACCTCGTGGAACGCATCGCATGA
- a CDS encoding antitoxin, whose amino-acid sequence MGMMDKLKGAISKNPDKARKGARKGAETADKKTGGKYSEQIQSGSDKVDDELRRRGEGPRGQ is encoded by the coding sequence ATGGGCATGATGGACAAGCTCAAGGGCGCGATCAGCAAGAACCCCGACAAGGCTCGGAAGGGCGCTCGCAAGGGGGCCGAGACCGCGGACAAGAAGACCGGCGGCAAGTACTCGGAGCAGATCCAGTCCGGCTCGGACAAGGTCGACGACGAACTGCGCCGCCGGGGCGAGGGGCCCCGGGGCCAGTAG
- a CDS encoding ROK family transcriptional regulator: MSGAAGPGANLTALRSYNAALVLRLLRNAGEDGVSRPELAGRTGLTPQAVSKITARLRAEGLLAEAGQRASTGGKPPTAVRLVPDARHAIGLQLDRDEVTAVLVDLAGTSVAARSAPFDFGAPAEEALSAATAEVRALLADAAARGVVGGGVAAGAGADIAAGAGADIAAGGGSALGGGLLGVGVAAPGPLDHVSGVLHRVTGFPQWDGFPLRDALAERLALPVVLDKDTNAAALGLVTAGTAESAAYLHLGTGLGAGLVLGGDVYRGARTDAGEFGHQVIQLDGPPCDCGNNGCLEALCLAAVARGDRTEAARLLGIGATNLVRLLDIDRVLLGGRMVLADPEPYVRGVATMIAEDSVRASRPPVSVDVVERGERAVVEGAARLVLAPLFALG, from the coding sequence ATGTCCGGAGCGGCCGGGCCCGGAGCCAACCTGACCGCCCTGCGCAGCTATAACGCGGCACTCGTCCTGCGGCTGCTGCGGAACGCGGGCGAGGACGGCGTCAGCCGACCGGAGCTGGCCGGGCGCACCGGCCTCACCCCCCAGGCCGTCAGCAAGATCACGGCCCGGTTGAGGGCGGAGGGGCTGCTGGCGGAGGCCGGTCAGCGCGCCTCGACCGGCGGCAAACCGCCCACCGCGGTCCGGCTGGTCCCGGACGCCCGCCATGCGATCGGGCTCCAGCTCGACCGCGACGAGGTGACGGCGGTCCTGGTCGACCTCGCGGGGACCTCGGTCGCGGCCCGCTCGGCCCCCTTCGACTTCGGCGCGCCCGCGGAGGAGGCGCTCTCGGCGGCCACGGCCGAGGTCAGGGCGCTGCTGGCGGATGCGGCGGCCAGGGGTGTGGTGGGCGGCGGCGTCGCGGCGGGCGCTGGTGCCGACATCGCGGCGGGCGCTGGTGCCGACATCGCGGCGGGCGGCGGTAGCGCCCTGGGTGGCGGACTGCTCGGTGTCGGCGTCGCCGCGCCCGGACCCCTCGACCACGTCTCCGGCGTGCTGCACCGCGTCACCGGCTTCCCCCAGTGGGACGGCTTCCCGCTGCGCGACGCGCTCGCCGAGCGGCTCGCCCTCCCCGTCGTCCTCGACAAGGACACCAACGCCGCGGCGCTCGGGCTGGTGACCGCCGGGACCGCCGAGTCGGCCGCGTATCTCCACCTGGGCACCGGCCTGGGCGCCGGTCTGGTGCTCGGCGGGGATGTGTACCGGGGCGCGCGGACCGACGCGGGGGAGTTCGGGCACCAGGTGATACAGCTCGACGGGCCGCCCTGCGACTGCGGCAACAACGGCTGTCTGGAGGCGCTGTGCCTCGCCGCCGTCGCGCGTGGCGACCGTACGGAGGCCGCGCGGCTGCTCGGCATCGGCGCGACCAACCTCGTACGGCTCCTCGACATCGACCGGGTGCTCCTGGGCGGCCGGATGGTGCTGGCCGACCCCGAGCCGTACGTTCGCGGTGTGGCCACGATGATCGCCGAGGACTCCGTCCGCGCCAGCCGCCCCCCGGTCTCCGTGGACGTCGTGGAGCGGGGCGAGCGCGCCGTCGTCGAAGGCGCCGCCCGGCTGGTGCTCGCACCGCTGTTCGCACTGGGCTGA
- a CDS encoding Gfo/Idh/MocA family protein, translating into MDATDDSSTTRVGLIGYGLAGSVFHAPLIAATEGLVLDTIVTSSPERQRQARAEFPDVRLVDSADELWARADELDLIVIASPNRTHVPLARAALEAGLPTVVDKPLAATAAEAEELAALAEARGLLLTVFQNRRWDNDFRTLRKLLAEGALGEVQRFESRFERWRPQLKGGWRESGDPAEVGGLLYDLGSHLVDQALTLFGPVESVYAEADVRRPGAQTDDDTFIALTHTSGVRSHLWMSATTAQLGPRFRVLGSESGYVKYGLDPQEAALREGLRPGEPSVEWGAEPEGDWGRLGAGESPTTGGGVPVETLRGDYPAYYAAVAAALRDGTPPPVTAAEAAATLHVLEAARVAAAERRTVRIEVPA; encoded by the coding sequence ATGGATGCCACCGATGACAGCAGCACCACCCGCGTGGGACTGATCGGCTACGGCCTGGCCGGATCCGTCTTCCACGCCCCCTTGATCGCGGCCACCGAGGGACTGGTCCTCGACACCATCGTCACCTCCAGTCCGGAGCGGCAGCGGCAGGCGCGCGCCGAGTTCCCCGACGTCCGGCTCGTGGACTCCGCCGATGAGCTGTGGGCCCGGGCGGATGAGCTGGACCTGATCGTCATCGCCTCCCCCAACCGCACCCATGTCCCGCTCGCCCGCGCCGCCCTCGAGGCCGGGCTGCCGACCGTCGTGGACAAGCCGCTGGCCGCGACCGCCGCCGAGGCCGAGGAGCTGGCCGCGCTCGCCGAGGCCCGCGGGCTGCTGCTGACCGTCTTCCAGAACCGCCGCTGGGACAACGACTTCCGCACCCTCCGCAAGCTGCTCGCCGAGGGCGCGCTGGGCGAGGTGCAGCGCTTCGAGTCCCGCTTCGAGCGGTGGCGGCCGCAACTCAAGGGCGGCTGGCGGGAGTCCGGCGACCCGGCCGAGGTCGGCGGGCTGCTGTACGACCTGGGCAGCCATCTGGTCGACCAGGCGCTCACCCTCTTCGGCCCGGTCGAGTCCGTCTACGCCGAGGCCGATGTGCGCCGCCCCGGGGCGCAGACCGACGACGACACCTTCATCGCCCTCACCCACACCAGCGGGGTCCGCTCCCATCTGTGGATGAGCGCGACCACCGCCCAGCTCGGCCCGCGCTTCCGGGTGCTGGGCAGCGAGTCGGGCTATGTGAAGTACGGCCTCGACCCGCAGGAGGCCGCCCTGCGCGAGGGGCTGCGCCCAGGCGAACCGTCCGTCGAATGGGGCGCCGAGCCGGAGGGCGACTGGGGCCGGCTGGGCGCGGGAGAGTCCCCGACGACCGGTGGCGGCGTTCCGGTGGAGACCCTCCGGGGCGACTACCCCGCGTACTACGCCGCCGTCGCCGCCGCCCTCCGCGACGGCACCCCGCCGCCGGTCACCGCCGCCGAGGCCGCGGCCACCCTGCATGTGCTGGAGGCGGCCCGGGTGGCGGCCGCGGAGCGCCGTACCGTCCGGATCGAGGTCCCCGCATGA
- a CDS encoding heme-degrading domain-containing protein, with translation MSEHTDATARVAELEEQERRLRLPRFDNDDAWRLGCLIADLAQERGAAVTIGVQRAGQRLFHRALPGTSPDNDAWLERKCRVVERYGASSFLVGTRFRAKGSSFEESSRLDPDRYAAHGGAFPIHVTGTGVVGAVAVSGLPQAEDHALVVEALERYLSTAQG, from the coding sequence ATGAGCGAGCACACCGACGCGACAGCCCGGGTGGCGGAGCTGGAGGAGCAGGAGCGCCGGCTGCGGCTGCCCCGCTTCGACAACGACGACGCCTGGCGGCTGGGCTGCCTCATCGCCGACCTGGCCCAGGAGCGCGGCGCCGCCGTGACGATCGGCGTCCAGCGGGCCGGTCAGCGCCTCTTCCACCGTGCGCTGCCGGGCACCTCCCCGGACAATGACGCCTGGCTGGAGCGCAAGTGCCGGGTCGTGGAGCGCTACGGGGCGAGCTCGTTCCTGGTCGGCACCCGCTTCCGCGCCAAGGGCAGCAGCTTCGAGGAGTCCTCGCGCCTCGACCCCGACCGGTACGCGGCGCACGGGGGCGCCTTCCCGATCCATGTGACGGGCACGGGCGTCGTCGGCGCGGTCGCGGTCTCGGGGCTGCCGCAGGCAGAGGACCACGCGCTGGTGGTGGAGGCGCTGGAGCGCTATCTGTCGACGGCCCAGGGCTGA
- a CDS encoding fumarylacetoacetate hydrolase family protein, with protein sequence MKLLRVGPAGAERPALLDQNGTLRDLSALVPDIDGALLADEAALARVRAAAAAEGDDALPAIEDGGVRIGPPLGRIGKIVCIGLNYHDHATETGASIPEEPIVFMKAPDTVVGPEDTVLVPRGSVKTDWEVELAIVIGRTARYLDSDEAALAAVAGYAVAHDVSERAFQIERGGQWDKGKNCETFNPLGPWLVTADEVPDPQALGLRLWVNGELQQNGNTADQIFGVAQVVRYLSQFMTLYPGDVINTGTPAGVAMGRPEPKPYLRAGDVVELEIEGLGRQRQEFKDA encoded by the coding sequence ATGAAACTGCTGCGAGTCGGACCGGCGGGCGCGGAACGCCCCGCGCTGCTCGATCAGAACGGCACCCTGCGCGATCTGTCCGCCCTGGTCCCGGACATCGACGGTGCCCTCCTCGCCGATGAGGCCGCCCTCGCGCGGGTGCGCGCGGCGGCGGCCGCCGAGGGGGACGACGCGCTGCCCGCGATCGAGGACGGCGGGGTGCGGATCGGCCCGCCGCTCGGCCGGATCGGCAAGATCGTGTGCATCGGGCTGAACTACCACGACCACGCCACCGAGACCGGCGCGAGCATCCCCGAAGAGCCCATCGTCTTCATGAAGGCCCCGGACACGGTCGTCGGTCCGGAGGACACCGTCCTCGTCCCGCGCGGCAGCGTGAAGACCGACTGGGAGGTGGAGCTGGCCATCGTCATCGGCCGCACCGCCCGCTACCTCGACTCCGACGAGGCCGCCCTGGCCGCGGTCGCGGGCTATGCGGTGGCCCATGACGTCTCCGAGCGCGCCTTCCAGATCGAGCGCGGCGGCCAGTGGGACAAGGGCAAGAACTGCGAGACGTTCAACCCCCTGGGCCCCTGGCTGGTCACCGCCGACGAGGTCCCCGACCCGCAGGCCCTGGGCCTGCGCCTCTGGGTCAACGGCGAGCTCCAGCAGAACGGCAACACGGCGGACCAGATCTTCGGCGTGGCCCAGGTGGTCCGCTACCTCAGCCAGTTCATGACCCTCTACCCCGGCGATGTCATCAACACCGGCACCCCGGCGGGCGTGGCCATGGGCCGCCCCGAGCCCAAGCCGTATCTGCGCGCCGGGGATGTCGTCGAGCTCGAGATCGAGGGGCTGGGCCGCCAGCGCCAGGAGTTCAAGGACGCCTGA